The following nucleotide sequence is from Barnesiella viscericola DSM 18177.
GGGGCGAACCTTGTGTTTTACGAGTTCTTCCAGAAATAGGAGGTAAACAGGATAAGCACCGTGAACAGTTCGAGACGGCCGATGAGCATGATGAACGAGAGTGTCCACTTACCTACATCGGGAATAAAGGCGTAGCTTCCGACAGGACCGGTGGCTCCGGCACCCGGGCCGATGTTGCTCAGGCACGAGAGAGTCGAGCCGAACGATTCCTCTATCGAGAGACCCAGGGCCGTCAGGATAATGGAGCCGGCAATGAGCACCATGACATATACCAGGATAAAGGCCAGAATCTTGGAGACCACCTCGTGCGAAATAGCCTTGCCATTGACCCGAACCGGCAGTATGGCATTGGGGTGAATTGCCCGGAAAAATTCGTTGCGCGTGTTCTTGGCGAGTACCACCAACCGGTCTATCTTGGCACCACCGCAGGTCGAGCCCGCACAGGCTCCGAAGAACATGAGCAGCAGGAATACCGTGGTGAAGAAGGGCCCCCACGCCACATAGTCGCCTACCGTATAGCCCGTACTGGTGATGACCGTGACTACTTGGGCGAGCGATACCCGCAGGGTTTCTTCAAACGAGTCGTTCTGTCCCGTTGCATACAATCCGGCTGTTACCACAAGGGTGGCTCCTATCACGATAAAGGTGTACCATCGCGTCTCCTCGTTGGAAAAGAGCCGTTTAAAATCGCCGGTGACCGCCCGGTAAACCAGGGCAAAGTTGATGCCGGCGAAGAAAGTAAATATGGTGATGACATAGTCGATGTAAGCCGAATTCCAGTAGTTGAGGCTGGCCTGCTTGGTCGAGAATCCACCCGTGGCCATGGTACTGAATGCGTGGCAGACGGCATCGAAGGGCTCCATCGGGCCCAGGCATAGCAGCAGACAGAGTATGGCGGTGAGCGATACATATACGTACCACAGTTTCTTGGAGGTCTCGCCAATCTTGGGTTTCAGCTTTTCGTGCGAGATACCCGTCACTTCGGAGTTGAAAAGGAACAATCCGCCCTGGTGGTTGAGCATGGGGAGTATGGCGATGGTCAAGAGGATAATACCCATACCGCCGATGAGCTGGATAAAGCTGCGCCAAAAGAGAATGCCGTGGGGCATGGCCTCGACATTTACAAGAATAGAGGCACCGGTGGTGGTCAATCCCGATACCGATTCAAAGAAGGCGTCGGTAATGCTCAACGGGTTGGACATGAGGCAGAAGGGCAACATGCCGAAGACGGTGAAGAAGAACCATATCGAGGTGACAATCAGGTAGCTCTCGCGTTTGCCTACCTCGTTGCGGGCATTCCTGAACAGGTAGAACAGCAGTCCGCCCGTGAAGGCTGTAATCAGGGTCGACAGCAGGAAGGCCGGAGCATCGCCGTCACCGTAGAAGAGAGCGACGAAATAGGGAACGAGCATGAATACCGCCTCCATGCACAGCAACATTCCGATGAATTTCAGTATGACGCGAACATTGATTTTTGCCATATTTTTCGTTCCCCCTCCCTAATTGAACAACTTGTCTATTTTGTGCAGGGCCGTGTCGAGACAGAAGATTACGACGTGGTCATTGGGTTGTATCCAGGTATTACCGGTCACGATCATACCGTGGCCGTTGCGCACCAGACCACCGATGGTCAGGTCCGACGGGAGTTTCAGCTCCTTCACCGGGGCCTTGGTGATTTTGGAGTTCTCCTTGGCCACCAGTTCCATCACTTCGGCGTCCGACAGGGCCAGACACTTGGCATTCGACGAGTCTTCATCGAGCAGCAGCTGGAAGATGCGGCTGGCCGCCAGCAGTTTCTTGTTGATGATGTTGCCGATATTCAACCGTTCGGCCGTGGAGATGAATTGCAGGTTCTCGACCTCGGCGATGGTCTTTTTTACCCCTAGCTCTTTGGCGGTGAGGCAGGCCAAGATGTTGGTCTCGGAGCTGTCGGTGAGGGCAATGAAGGCGTCCATGTCGCGAATGCCCTCCTCTTTCAGCAGGTCGACGTTGCGTCCGTCGCCCTGGATAATGATCACGTCGTTCATGTATTCGGCCAGCTTGTAGCTCTTCTGTCGGTCGCACTCGATGAGCTTGATGTCCATGTCGTCGGGAGCGTAGCCCGAGATGCGAATGGCGATGCGGCTGCCTCCCATGATCATGATTTTGTGGATTTCGGCCTCGCTTTCGCCCGAGAGTTGCTGAATCTCCTGTATGTGGTTGGGCGTGGTGGTGAAATAGGCGATGTCGCCCACCTTGATTTCGTCGTTACCGCGCGGTATGATAGTCTCGTGCAATCGCTTGATGGCCGCAATGTGATATTGGCTGTCGGCGGTGGTGAGTTCGTAGAGTTTCTTGTTGAGAATCTTGGCATTTTCATGCAGTTTGACACTCAGCACGATGAGCTCGCCGTTGCACAACTCGAACCAGTTGCGGGTCCAGGTGTGTCGCAAGGCGGTGATAACCTCTTCGGCCGCCAGCTTTTCGGGGTAGATGAGTTCGTTTACCCCCAGCGAGTCGAAGAAACTTTTGTTCTCGGGCAACAGATATTCGTAGTTGTCGACCCGGGCCAAGGTCTTTTTGGCACCCAGTTTCGAGGCCATGGTGCAAGCCATGATGTTGCGGGTCTCGAATGGCATGACGGCGATAAAGAGGTCGGCCTGGTGAACTTTGGCCTGCTCTAATGTTTGGAATGCAGTGGGGTTGCCCACGATTGTCATGAGGTTGTAATTGGCGTCGAGTTCCCTCAGCTTCTCTTCGTTGTTGTCAATCAGGATAATGTCCTGCTCTTCCCGGGAGAGTAGCTTGGCCAGGTGGGTTCCCACCTCTCCGGCTCCGGCGATGATGATTTTCATAATTAATACCCTTATACTTTCATTTTTACCAATTCCCCGTGAGGGTCGCATAAATGCTCTCTTCGTCGATGCCGCACAACCGGTGTAGCTCTTTGACCGAGCCCTGGGCTATGAAGCGGTCGGGTATTCCCAGCCGTTTGATGCGTGGGGCATAGCCGTTGTCGGCCATAAATTCCAGCACGGCGCTCCCGAATCCGCCAGTGATGCAGCCATCTTCGAGGGTGATGATTCTTTTGTATTTTTTGCCTACTTGGTGCAGTATCTCTTCGTCGAGCGGCTTGACAAATATCATGTCGTAGAGTGCCGCCTGTATGCCTGCCTCCCGGGCTCGTTGCACGGCATGCAGAGCGTCGACCCCGACGGGCCCGATGCTGAGCACGGCCAGGTCGTCGCCTTCGCAGAGTTGCCGCCCCTTGCCGATGGGTATCTCGTGCATGGGGCATCGCCAGTCGACCTGACTGCCGCTTCCCCGCGGATAGCGTATGGCAAAGGGGCCGTGGTTGAGCAACTGGGCCGTGTACATGAGGTGCCGCAGGGTGTGCTCGTCCATGGGGGCGGCGAGGGTCATGTTTGGAATGCAGCGCAGGTAGCTGATGTCGAAGACCC
It contains:
- a CDS encoding TrkH family potassium uptake protein — translated: MAKINVRVILKFIGMLLCMEAVFMLVPYFVALFYGDGDAPAFLLSTLITAFTGGLLFYLFRNARNEVGKRESYLIVTSIWFFFTVFGMLPFCLMSNPLSITDAFFESVSGLTTTGASILVNVEAMPHGILFWRSFIQLIGGMGIILLTIAILPMLNHQGGLFLFNSEVTGISHEKLKPKIGETSKKLWYVYVSLTAILCLLLCLGPMEPFDAVCHAFSTMATGGFSTKQASLNYWNSAYIDYVITIFTFFAGINFALVYRAVTGDFKRLFSNEETRWYTFIVIGATLVVTAGLYATGQNDSFEETLRVSLAQVVTVITSTGYTVGDYVAWGPFFTTVFLLLMFFGACAGSTCGGAKIDRLVVLAKNTRNEFFRAIHPNAILPVRVNGKAISHEVVSKILAFILVYVMVLIAGSIILTALGLSIEESFGSTLSCLSNIGPGAGATGPVGSYAFIPDVGKWTLSFIMLIGRLELFTVLILFTSYFWKNS
- the trkA gene encoding Trk system potassium transporter TrkA gives rise to the protein MKIIIAGAGEVGTHLAKLLSREEQDIILIDNNEEKLRELDANYNLMTIVGNPTAFQTLEQAKVHQADLFIAVMPFETRNIMACTMASKLGAKKTLARVDNYEYLLPENKSFFDSLGVNELIYPEKLAAEEVITALRHTWTRNWFELCNGELIVLSVKLHENAKILNKKLYELTTADSQYHIAAIKRLHETIIPRGNDEIKVGDIAYFTTTPNHIQEIQQLSGESEAEIHKIMIMGGSRIAIRISGYAPDDMDIKLIECDRQKSYKLAEYMNDVIIIQGDGRNVDLLKEEGIRDMDAFIALTDSSETNILACLTAKELGVKKTIAEVENLQFISTAERLNIGNIINKKLLAASRIFQLLLDEDSSNAKCLALSDAEVMELVAKENSKITKAPVKELKLPSDLTIGGLVRNGHGMIVTGNTWIQPNDHVVIFCLDTALHKIDKLFN